From one Ctenopharyngodon idella isolate HZGC_01 chromosome 15, HZGC01, whole genome shotgun sequence genomic stretch:
- the LOC127496079 gene encoding protein NLRC5-like isoform X10, translating to MKREAAVNFLLNLFVSASEFEENTEENYTELLTSVCSYKSFPLSGNYANSNSDQCDFLLDLWSHVKDYETQTGRSVLPALQPIYQSSPAVWRIKISERKSSILLEVLKLQTEKKPVDLIDWTDEESEVRGFLQCLPYISQLRNAERFIPSLCKVFGPRVKVDQVTPLLQALDFTVTLSGKLPSSTCRSVGRVLGCSPLKLNLTLNTSVISLRGLKLLFRHITHLQKLSLEDKLLVKMFRALRSLNAPFPLSTEEFSLLTKVSKQNLSHILSSLTSLLRLLSVQCLDLTECKSEALSLTALLGLQETLTIRFSKETLQQLVSLVYEAQDDELTRSFLKKVSKDLTSCSLTWELIHYLLQHQALNLKLDFRKSRILCENIRELLLVLDRIQLKRLSPSFTLSIIMEIYETRFPQYVSSLMSSAGNDINLNGRVLDSVHCAALRFTLEHCNTIKLNLLWTSIPEEELESFLPLLNKVKLLSVDRRLLLKLLHCCSSSDLQQEAAAALLSALHNRLDFSCCSALDLTDTQKNQEHLKLTNKDCRIISSVLQKTQRVVKLILQDCEISDTALKQLWPILPQVQLSCSKALLLQFLACISKGGSQKGSLRMAEALSQALGGEMDLSHTQMDQSACEQLALFLEYSEGLKELDLSHCKLTDDCMKPLLPHLHKTQTLDLSHNNVTDESAERIHSVVSAHSNIQTVRLFGNKVRDRKKFIGDKRFEIW from the exons ATGAAGAGAGAAGCTGCTGTAAACTTTCTGCTGAATCTGTTTGTTTCAGCATCAGAGTTTGAAGAAAATACAGAAGAAAATTACACTGAACTATTAACATCTGTGTGCAGCTACAAATCTTTCCCCCTCAGTGGAAACTATGCTAACAGTAACTCTGATCAATGTGATTTTCTGCTGGATCTGTGGTCACATGTGAAGGACTATGAGACTCAAACAGGCAGGAGTGTCCTTCCAGCATTACAGCCAATTTATCAGTCATCTCCTGCAGTCTGGAGAATAAAGATCTCAGAGAGAAAGAGCTCCATCCTCCTAGAAGTGCTGAAACTCCAAACAGAGAAGAAACCAGTAGATCTGATAGACTGGACAGATGAAGAGAGTGAAGTGAGGGGATTCCTCCAGTGTCTGCCCTACATCTCACAGCTCAG GAATGCTGAGCGGTTCATCCCTTCACTATGTAAAGTGTTTGGACCCAGAGTGAAGGTAGATCAGGTGACTCCTCTGCTCCAGGCTTTAGACTTCACCGTCACTCTGAGTGGAAAATTACCCAGCAGCACCTGCAGATCTGTGGGGAGAGTTCTGGGCTGTTCCCCCTTAAAACTAAACCTGACTCTAAACACAAGCGTCATCTCTCTCAGAGGACTCAAACTGCTCTTCAGACACATCACACACCTGCAGAAACTGAG TCTGGAAGACAAACTGTTAGTGAAGATGTTCAGAGCACTGAGGTCATTGAATGCTCCTTTTCCACTGAGCACAGAGGAGTTTTCACTGCTCACAAAAGTCTCAAAGCAAAATCTCTCTCATATCCTGAGCAGCTTGACGTCTCTCCTGAGACTGTTGTCTGTTCAGTGTTTGGATCTCACTGAGTGTAAATCAGAGGCTCTGTCTCTCACAGCTCTGTTGGGTCTCCAGGAAACTCTGACTATCAG gttCTCTAAAGagactcttcagcagctggttTCACTGGTGTATGAAGCACAGGATGATGAACTAACACGCTCTTTCCTGAAGAAGGTGTCTAAAGATCTGACTTCCTGCTCACTGACCTGGGAATTGATTCATTACCTGCTGCAACACCAAGCTCTGAATCTGAAGTTGGACTTTAGAAAGAGCAGAATCCTCTGTGAAAACATCAGAGAACTTCTGCTGGTGTTAGACAGAATCCAGCTGAAAAG GTTGAGCCCCAGCTTTACTCTGTCCATCATTATGGAGATTTATGAGACTCGTTTTCCTCAGTATGTGTCCAGTCTGATGAGTTCAGCAGGAAATGACATCAACCTGAACGGCAGAGTGTTGGACTCTGTTCACTGCGCTGCCCTGCGCTTCACTCTAGAGCACTGCAACACTATCAAACTCAATCTGCTCTGGACCTCCATACCAGAGGAGGAGCTGGAGAGCTTTCTGCCTTTGCTTAACAAAGTCAAACTACTCAG tgTTGACAGGCGGCTGCTGCTGAAGCTGCTTCATTGCTGCAGTTCCTCTGATCTCCAGCAGGAGGCAGCAGCTGCTCTGCTCTCTGCTCTTCACAACAGACTAGACTTCTCCTGCTGCTCTGCTCTGGATTTAACAGACACACAGAAAAATCAAGAACATTTGAAACTTACAAATAAAGACTGTAGAATAATCTCATCTGTGCTTCAGAAAACCCAGAGGGTTGTGAAGTTGATTTTACAGGACTGTGAGATCTCTGATACGGCCCTGAAACAACTTTGGCCAATCCTGCCTCAAGTCCAGCTGAG CTGTAGTAAAGCTCTGCTGCTGCAGTTTCTGGCTTGTATTAGTAAAGGTGGATCTCAGAAAGGCTCTTTGAGGATGGCTGAGGCTCTTTCACAGGCTTTGGGAGGAGAGATGGACCTCAGTCACACTCAGATGGACCAGAGCGCTTGTGAACAGCTGGCGCTGTTTCTGGAATATTCTGAAGGGCTGAAAGAACTGGATCTCAGTCACTGTAAACTCACTGACGACTGCATGAAGCCGCTGCTGCCGCATCTGCACAAAACTCAGACTTTGGA CCTGAGTCACAATAATGTCACAGATGAATCAGCAGAGAGAATCCACAGTGTCGTCTCCGCTCACAGCAATATTCAGACTGTACG ACTGTTCGGAAACAAAGTCAGAGACAGAAAGAAGTTCATTGGAGACAAGCGATTTGAAATATGGTGA
- the LOC127496079 gene encoding protein NLRC5-like isoform X11, which translates to MRGFLQCLPYISQLRNAERFIPSLCKVFGPRVKVDQVTPLLQALDFTVTLSGKLPSSTCRSVGRVLGCSPLKLNLTLNTSVISLRGLKLLFRHITHLQKLSLEDKLLVKMFRALRSLNAPFPLSTEEFSLLTKVSKQNLSHILSSLTSLLRLLSVQCLDLTECKSEALSLTALLGLQETLTIRFSKETLQQLVSLVYEAQDDELTRSFLKKVSKDLTSCSLTWELIHYLLQHQALNLKLDFRKSRILCENIRELLLVLDRIQLKRLSPSFTLSIIMEIYETRFPQYVSSLMSSAGNDINLNGRVLDSVHCAALRFTLEHCNTIKLNLLWTSIPEEELESFLPLLNKVKLLSVDRRLLLKLLHCCSSSDLQQEAAAALLSALHNRLDFSCCSALDLTDTQKNQEHLKLTNKDCRIISSVLQKTQRVVKLILQDCEISDTALKQLWPILPQVQLSCSKALLLQFLACISKGGSQKGSLRMAEALSQALGGEMDLSHTQMDQSACEQLALFLEYSEGLKELDLSHCKLTDDCMKPLLPHLHKTQTLDLSHNNVTDESAERIHSVVSAHSNIQTVRLFGNKVRDRKKFIGDKRFEIW; encoded by the exons ATGAGGGGATTCCTCCAGTGTCTGCCCTACATCTCACAGCTCAG GAATGCTGAGCGGTTCATCCCTTCACTATGTAAAGTGTTTGGACCCAGAGTGAAGGTAGATCAGGTGACTCCTCTGCTCCAGGCTTTAGACTTCACCGTCACTCTGAGTGGAAAATTACCCAGCAGCACCTGCAGATCTGTGGGGAGAGTTCTGGGCTGTTCCCCCTTAAAACTAAACCTGACTCTAAACACAAGCGTCATCTCTCTCAGAGGACTCAAACTGCTCTTCAGACACATCACACACCTGCAGAAACTGAG TCTGGAAGACAAACTGTTAGTGAAGATGTTCAGAGCACTGAGGTCATTGAATGCTCCTTTTCCACTGAGCACAGAGGAGTTTTCACTGCTCACAAAAGTCTCAAAGCAAAATCTCTCTCATATCCTGAGCAGCTTGACGTCTCTCCTGAGACTGTTGTCTGTTCAGTGTTTGGATCTCACTGAGTGTAAATCAGAGGCTCTGTCTCTCACAGCTCTGTTGGGTCTCCAGGAAACTCTGACTATCAG gttCTCTAAAGagactcttcagcagctggttTCACTGGTGTATGAAGCACAGGATGATGAACTAACACGCTCTTTCCTGAAGAAGGTGTCTAAAGATCTGACTTCCTGCTCACTGACCTGGGAATTGATTCATTACCTGCTGCAACACCAAGCTCTGAATCTGAAGTTGGACTTTAGAAAGAGCAGAATCCTCTGTGAAAACATCAGAGAACTTCTGCTGGTGTTAGACAGAATCCAGCTGAAAAG GTTGAGCCCCAGCTTTACTCTGTCCATCATTATGGAGATTTATGAGACTCGTTTTCCTCAGTATGTGTCCAGTCTGATGAGTTCAGCAGGAAATGACATCAACCTGAACGGCAGAGTGTTGGACTCTGTTCACTGCGCTGCCCTGCGCTTCACTCTAGAGCACTGCAACACTATCAAACTCAATCTGCTCTGGACCTCCATACCAGAGGAGGAGCTGGAGAGCTTTCTGCCTTTGCTTAACAAAGTCAAACTACTCAG tgTTGACAGGCGGCTGCTGCTGAAGCTGCTTCATTGCTGCAGTTCCTCTGATCTCCAGCAGGAGGCAGCAGCTGCTCTGCTCTCTGCTCTTCACAACAGACTAGACTTCTCCTGCTGCTCTGCTCTGGATTTAACAGACACACAGAAAAATCAAGAACATTTGAAACTTACAAATAAAGACTGTAGAATAATCTCATCTGTGCTTCAGAAAACCCAGAGGGTTGTGAAGTTGATTTTACAGGACTGTGAGATCTCTGATACGGCCCTGAAACAACTTTGGCCAATCCTGCCTCAAGTCCAGCTGAG CTGTAGTAAAGCTCTGCTGCTGCAGTTTCTGGCTTGTATTAGTAAAGGTGGATCTCAGAAAGGCTCTTTGAGGATGGCTGAGGCTCTTTCACAGGCTTTGGGAGGAGAGATGGACCTCAGTCACACTCAGATGGACCAGAGCGCTTGTGAACAGCTGGCGCTGTTTCTGGAATATTCTGAAGGGCTGAAAGAACTGGATCTCAGTCACTGTAAACTCACTGACGACTGCATGAAGCCGCTGCTGCCGCATCTGCACAAAACTCAGACTTTGGA CCTGAGTCACAATAATGTCACAGATGAATCAGCAGAGAGAATCCACAGTGTCGTCTCCGCTCACAGCAATATTCAGACTGTACG ACTGTTCGGAAACAAAGTCAGAGACAGAAAGAAGTTCATTGGAGACAAGCGATTTGAAATATGGTGA